From a region of the Candidatus Cloacimonas sp. genome:
- a CDS encoding HU family DNA-binding protein translates to MSRRKKMTKADLVKIISENTGIIRKDVAVVVDALFYAIKDSMAKGNHIEIRGFGTFKLKTRKPRVGRNPKTDQKVPVPARTVPTFKFSREFKNAVISVKTK, encoded by the coding sequence ATTTCAAGGAGAAAAAAAATGACAAAAGCCGATTTAGTAAAAATCATTTCGGAAAACACCGGAATTATCCGTAAAGATGTCGCTGTTGTTGTTGATGCCCTTTTTTATGCCATTAAAGATAGTATGGCTAAGGGAAATCATATTGAAATTCGTGGTTTTGGAACCTTTAAACTAAAAACCCGTAAACCACGCGTAGGTCGTAACCCCAAAACAGACCAAAAAGTTCCTGTTCCTGCCAGAACCGTTCCTACCTTCAAATTTTCCCGCGAATTTAAAAACGCTGTAATTAGCGTTAAGACAAAGTAA